Within Sporosarcina sp. ANT_H38, the genomic segment CAGGAACACTTATTCATCTGACAATCCTGCTTGCGGCACTTGTAGGGGGTCTTCCATTTGCGACAACAATCGCGATGATCATTGCTGCGATTGTGGGGTTGGCAGAATTGTCGTTCACTGGAATGATGGCTGTGTATGGTATGACAGGCTTTTTTGCAGGCACACTCCGCCGGTTTGGGAAAATCGGCATCGCGTTAGGTGGGGTCTCTGTATCTGTATTTTTCCTTATGTATGATTTGACCTTGCCGCTTGATAAATCGCACTTTATAACAATTGCTACTGCAACTCTTGTTTTTTTGATAATCCCTTCGAAAAGATTAGAGCCGATTCGACGAGTATTTTATCCTGAGAATACGGAAACCTCTGAAAAACGACAAAAGTGGCTGGCAGACAGGCTTGATGAGCAGTTATCTGATTTCAAACAGTTTTCAGAATTTATGTCTACGCTTGTCGGTGATCGGTTTCCCACCCGCGATAATCCAGATGTATTGCCTCAGCAGGATATACCAAAGATTTGCCAGTCTTGTTTCCGTCATTCCAAGTGTTGGGAAGGCGCAGATAATGATATGGGGGGGCTTCTTAGTGAATGGGAAGCAACCTATTCTATGACGAAAAAAGCTAAGCGTCACAGGGTTGAGGAAAAGATTAAATATAAGTGCATTCGATTCAATGGGTTGGTGACAGAACTGGAAGAACAAGCTGCCAATCGCTTATTGACAGGACAACTTCAGCATGGGCGAAAAATGCTTGCTCTTCAATTGCGGGATATGAGCACTCATCTGGATAAAATTATGAATGAAGTAAAAGAGGATTTGACTGTCTATAAGCCAGCTGAGGAAGAGCTCGCGAAACGTCTTCAAGAGAAAAATATTGAATACTTCCAGATTGACGTTTTGTCGGGAGAGAGGGGAGCGCGTCGCATTATCTGTTGTATTCCTGAGAAAAGATCTGATTTTGAAACGGACACGACAGTAGCAGAAAGATTTATCCTACCAATTCTAGAAGAAATGTACGATGAACCGTTCCGGGTCGCCAAATCAGCCGTTTTGCAAGACCCTTTTCCACATATTCAATTAACGTTTGGCTCGGCGGTTCGCTTTTCACTTGATTACGGTATTGTCACAACGGCAGGCGGTGAAACATTCCATGCAGGAGATGCATATGAAGTTTTTCCAATCCATGAAGGACTAACGGCGGTCTTGTTGTCGGATGGAATGGGCCAGGATTTAAATGCATATCGTGAGAGTCGAAAGGTAATTCGTTTAATGCGGGAATGTTTGGATCGAAAAATGGATCCTGAAACAGCTATGCATACGCTGCACTATATGATGTCTTTGAACGGGCTAGATGATATGTACGCCACACTTGACCTGGCTCTCGTTGATTTGCAGGACGGACGTATTTGGTCTTGGAAAGCTGGGTCGATGAGTACGTATATTAAACGCGGTGACGATTTTTTAAGATTGGATAGCAAATCTGTTCCTGTCGGTTTTCTACCGTCCTTTTCTGTAGAGGCAAAAAATGAAGAGTTAAAGTCAGGAGACATTATACTCATGGTAACTGACGGGATTTTCAATGGCGATATTACATTGGAGAAACAAGAAAAATCGTTGTACAGTACACTTGAAAAGTACGGGGGGTTAGAGTGCGACAAAATTGCGGATCGTATTATGCATGAAATGGAACGAAAGTTTGGTTTGATAGGAGACGATCGCACCGTGTTGGTTATGAAAATCGACCATGTACTGCCGAAGTGGTCGAGTTTTACACCATATTCACAAACTATTTCCCGGGAAAAGGCTATCGGATGAGTGCATAAGTGAATGGAACCCCTCCTCTAGGTATTCTATGGTAAAATTTGAACAACAGTAGAATTGAAGAGAGGAGGGAGCCGGGCAGTGGATAAATTTAAGCAGACGATATTTCAATTCATCAAGGAATGGTCACTCATTGCTTCAGGAAACCGTGTTTTAATCGCCTGTTCCGGTGGGGTGGATTCGGTGGCACTTTTACATTTTATGGCCACGAATCGAGATAGAATGGGAATCGAAGTTGCCGCAATTCACGTCGATCATATGTTGCGTGGAAAAGAGTCTGCAGCAGACGGTACATTTGTAGCTGGGTTATGTAAAGTACATGGAATTCCGTTTTTCGGTGGAAGTGTTCAAGTTCCAGATATTATCGAAAAACAAGGCGGCAATGTGCAAGCTGTTTGTCGGGAAGGACGATATGCATTTTTCGAGAATATCATGAAAACACACGGTTATGATGTCTTGGCAACGGCGCATCATGCAGAAGATCAGTTGGAAACGGTCTTGATGCAAGTAACGAAAGGTAGTCGACCTTCAGGTATGCCAGTGAAGCGAGAAGTTGAAGGCGGGATTCTTATTCGACCTTTCCTTCCGGCTATGAAAGCAGACCTCTTTTCATATGTTGAAGAAAACCAATTAAATTATCGTGAAGACCCAAGCAATGAAAGTGATACCTATCTGCGCAATCGTTATCGTCACAAAATTATCCCGTTTATCCTTGATGAAAACCCGGGAGCTGCTGAAAACGCAGTGAAAATGTCTGGGTATTTACAGGAAGATGAAGAATTGCTTGAAATGTTGGCACAGGAACGTTTTAATAATATTACCAAATTTACAGAAGCGGGCCTGCCTGTCGTTGACGGAAATGCTTTTTCCGCTATGCACCAAACTTTACAAAGACGGATGATTACAATATTATTGAGGTATCTTTACAATGGGGAAATTATGCCCGTAAAATATAATTCTGCGCTTATAAGTCAACTATTGCATCATCTATCTTCGCAAAACGGGAATGTATCTATTCACCTTCCACGCGGTTACCGATTCATTCGGGAATATGGCGTGCTGACGTTCGTTCGTGATACACCAACTGTAGAATTGGATATGCAAAAAATGTTGCCTAAAGGCGTTTGGACCCGCTGGGGAAAAGATTTTCAGCTTTATTGGAATGAAGTGAGTAATTTTGATACAGAGTTATTCATGGACACAGATGACATCATGTATTTTGACTTGCCTCACTCTAAACTTCCTCTGTCCATCAGGAGAAGAGAGGATGGGGATCGAATCTTGTTACCGGGTATGACACATCCGAAACGTTTATCTAGGTTGTTTATCGATGAAAAGGTTGGCATGACAGAACGCGACCGATTACCGGTAATCATTACAGCGCAAGGTGAAATTTGTGCAGTTCCAGGAGTGCGGTATGGAGTGGCATTTTCACGAAACAAGACAGATCAGAGTAAGTACATAGTTAGTACGAGAAAATCATTATAGATCTACATGCAAAGAGGAGGAATTTCGATGTTGAAAAAAGATATCGAAGAAATACTGGTTACAGAAGAAGAAATACAAGAGAAAATTCTTGAGCTTGGTGCAGTATTGACAGAAGAGTACAAAGATAAGTACGTCCTCGCGATTGGTATACTGAAAGGCGGGTTGCCTTTCATGAGTGATCTCATTAAGCGTATCGATACTTACATGGAACTAGACTTCATGGACGTTTCTAGTTACGGAAATGCAACAGTGTCATCAGGCGAAGTGAAAATCGTCAAAGACTTAAACACAAGTGTTGAAGGCCGAGATGTGCTGATTATTGAAGATATTATCGATAGCGGGAAGACATTAAGTTACCTTGTCGAACTGATGAAATACCGAAAAGCAAATTCGATTAAAATCGTTACTCTTCTTGATAAGCCAACAGGTCGGAAGGTAGATTTGAAAGCGGATTACGTTGGTTTTAACGTACCGGATGCATTTGTTGTTGGGTACGGGCTTGATTACATGGAGAAATACAGAAACTTACCTTATATTGGCGTATTGAAAAAGGAAATCTATTCTTTTTAACTATTTGTAGAAAAGTCTTTTTAAAGGTCAGATGAAAAAATTCTACTAAGGCATTTCCTTTGTAGGATGAATCAGACCTGTGATAAGATTTACACTAGTTTTCTGTCTAATGAAATGAGGAGGCTTGGGATGAATCGAATACTTCGATACTTTCTATTATACGGACTGATATTTCTTGCAATCATGGGGATATTCAGTTCACTAAACAATACAAACCCGAAACAGAAAGAGATTCGCTACGATGAATTTATCACTGCGTTGGAAGATGGAAAAGTTTCAACAGTAAGTTTACAGCCAGTTCAGCTTGTCCTTGAAGTGAAGGGTACAATGAAAGGCTATAAAGAAGGCGAAGAGTTCGTCACGAATATTATGAACGATACCAAGACGCAGGAAGATATCCGTACACTTGCTACGCAAACTAACACGGAAATCGACATCTTGCCGACTCCTGTTGCGAGCGCGTGGGTATCCTTCTTTACGGGTCTTCTACCGTTCATCATTATCTTCATCTTGTTCTTCTTCCTGTTAAATCAGGCGCAAGGCGGAGGCGGCGGCGGTGGTCGTGTTATGAACTTCGGTAAGAGTAAGGCGAAGCTTCATACGGATGATCGTAAAAAGGTACGTTTCACAGATGTTGCGGGTGCTGACGAAGAGAAAGCGGAACTTGTAGAAGTTGTTGACTTCCTAAAAGATTCACGTAAATTCGTTGAAGTCGGCGCACGTATTCCTAGAGGGATTCTGTTAGTTGGACCTCCTGGTACTGGTAAAACGTTGTTGGCACGTGCGGTTGCAG encodes:
- a CDS encoding SpoIIE family protein phosphatase, which encodes MKLIDHLVRPVGHPIGMYIEIIGKRKMHILVATLFLFGSFFLSQAVLFDAAVPFFLPVWALARARFKKHLIWVFIGGMFGSAFLGLGQAVIHLLMLALFNAVIKYPLMRKSVPLTVAGCIIVVQVLWQFIMHLGQPPVNVQLYIGFEAVLALIMTFFLFVAFPAADRIFFGKWTPERLGAACLVGALATTGMSGIMLGPVSVSGTLIHLTILLAALVGGLPFATTIAMIIAAIVGLAELSFTGMMAVYGMTGFFAGTLRRFGKIGIALGGVSVSVFFLMYDLTLPLDKSHFITIATATLVFLIIPSKRLEPIRRVFYPENTETSEKRQKWLADRLDEQLSDFKQFSEFMSTLVGDRFPTRDNPDVLPQQDIPKICQSCFRHSKCWEGADNDMGGLLSEWEATYSMTKKAKRHRVEEKIKYKCIRFNGLVTELEEQAANRLLTGQLQHGRKMLALQLRDMSTHLDKIMNEVKEDLTVYKPAEEELAKRLQEKNIEYFQIDVLSGERGARRIICCIPEKRSDFETDTTVAERFILPILEEMYDEPFRVAKSAVLQDPFPHIQLTFGSAVRFSLDYGIVTTAGGETFHAGDAYEVFPIHEGLTAVLLSDGMGQDLNAYRESRKVIRLMRECLDRKMDPETAMHTLHYMMSLNGLDDMYATLDLALVDLQDGRIWSWKAGSMSTYIKRGDDFLRLDSKSVPVGFLPSFSVEAKNEELKSGDIILMVTDGIFNGDITLEKQEKSLYSTLEKYGGLECDKIADRIMHEMERKFGLIGDDRTVLVMKIDHVLPKWSSFTPYSQTISREKAIG
- the tilS gene encoding tRNA lysidine(34) synthetase TilS; this translates as MDKFKQTIFQFIKEWSLIASGNRVLIACSGGVDSVALLHFMATNRDRMGIEVAAIHVDHMLRGKESAADGTFVAGLCKVHGIPFFGGSVQVPDIIEKQGGNVQAVCREGRYAFFENIMKTHGYDVLATAHHAEDQLETVLMQVTKGSRPSGMPVKREVEGGILIRPFLPAMKADLFSYVEENQLNYREDPSNESDTYLRNRYRHKIIPFILDENPGAAENAVKMSGYLQEDEELLEMLAQERFNNITKFTEAGLPVVDGNAFSAMHQTLQRRMITILLRYLYNGEIMPVKYNSALISQLLHHLSSQNGNVSIHLPRGYRFIREYGVLTFVRDTPTVELDMQKMLPKGVWTRWGKDFQLYWNEVSNFDTELFMDTDDIMYFDLPHSKLPLSIRRREDGDRILLPGMTHPKRLSRLFIDEKVGMTERDRLPVIITAQGEICAVPGVRYGVAFSRNKTDQSKYIVSTRKSL
- the hpt gene encoding hypoxanthine phosphoribosyltransferase; translated protein: MLKKDIEEILVTEEEIQEKILELGAVLTEEYKDKYVLAIGILKGGLPFMSDLIKRIDTYMELDFMDVSSYGNATVSSGEVKIVKDLNTSVEGRDVLIIEDIIDSGKTLSYLVELMKYRKANSIKIVTLLDKPTGRKVDLKADYVGFNVPDAFVVGYGLDYMEKYRNLPYIGVLKKEIYSF